In the genome of Paenibacillus sp. FSL R5-0766, one region contains:
- a CDS encoding extracellular solute-binding protein yields MIGKATKGSKKKWMGLALTMVMGVSLLAGCSSASEKESAEGGATTNGERVTLKVEVFDRGNSPSPHTITNNYLTKFVQEKFGDPNNIDVQFVPVQRSEETTKLNVLMASPSDVPDIVFVYDSSVFYRYAQQGGLTEVGELLNEHAPNLKEYLGEDLLKFGQLEGQQFAIPGKRAITARYNSYIRQDWLDKVGMNAPTTTDELYETLKAFKEKDPGNLGSKNIPMGMALAPAQYETLIYSFIKPVQDGLTYSQRYELPLHDGFKDAMQFLNKLYNEGLISKDFSLDEEKTQLVKDFQNGNIGYMSEDVGQILYADGMLDNLSKNVPDSKVVAVDAYTNSNVDNKHIKSRYGSNGMYIMIPKSSKRSVEAVKYLDWMASGTNLLEMNTGVEGENYDKVDGVPVVKDDAPQDVKDRVYNGGDMAIIANGKVVGDQAANEAAWIAGFPERNQELMRQSIDIANTDTIGPVIFSKPIEAESKYGTALNDKLKVLIVKAAMAKPADFEAVYEKEINDFMSLGGTELKKELESALQ; encoded by the coding sequence ATGATTGGAAAAGCAACCAAGGGGAGTAAGAAGAAATGGATGGGTCTGGCACTTACGATGGTAATGGGAGTGTCCTTACTTGCGGGGTGCTCGTCTGCATCAGAAAAAGAATCAGCAGAAGGCGGGGCAACAACTAATGGTGAGCGTGTTACTTTGAAAGTGGAGGTTTTCGATCGTGGTAACAGTCCTTCTCCACATACGATCACGAACAACTACTTAACTAAATTTGTTCAAGAGAAATTCGGCGATCCGAATAACATTGATGTGCAATTCGTACCTGTTCAACGTTCAGAAGAAACAACCAAGCTCAACGTGTTAATGGCCAGCCCAAGCGACGTTCCAGATATTGTGTTTGTATACGACTCCAGTGTGTTCTACCGTTATGCTCAGCAAGGTGGTCTAACTGAAGTAGGTGAACTGCTTAATGAACATGCACCTAACTTAAAAGAATATCTCGGCGAAGACCTGTTGAAATTTGGTCAGCTTGAAGGTCAGCAATTCGCTATTCCAGGTAAACGTGCCATTACGGCTCGTTACAACTCATATATTCGCCAGGATTGGCTAGATAAAGTCGGCATGAATGCTCCAACAACAACGGATGAGCTGTACGAAACGTTGAAAGCATTCAAAGAGAAAGATCCGGGCAATCTGGGCAGCAAAAACATCCCAATGGGTATGGCACTTGCCCCAGCGCAGTACGAAACATTGATTTACTCTTTTATTAAACCCGTACAAGATGGGCTTACGTACAGTCAGCGTTACGAGCTACCGTTGCATGATGGCTTCAAAGATGCGATGCAGTTCCTTAACAAGCTTTACAATGAAGGTCTGATCAGCAAAGACTTCAGTCTTGATGAAGAAAAAACGCAATTGGTCAAAGACTTCCAGAACGGTAATATTGGCTACATGTCTGAGGACGTAGGTCAGATTCTGTATGCAGATGGTATGCTTGATAATTTGTCCAAAAATGTACCGGATAGCAAAGTTGTAGCAGTTGACGCTTACACCAACTCAAATGTGGACAACAAACACATCAAATCACGTTATGGCAGCAACGGTATGTACATCATGATTCCAAAAAGCAGCAAACGTTCGGTTGAAGCAGTGAAATACCTAGACTGGATGGCTTCTGGAACGAACTTGCTGGAGATGAACACCGGTGTCGAAGGTGAAAATTACGATAAGGTTGATGGTGTTCCAGTTGTTAAAGATGATGCACCACAGGATGTCAAAGATCGTGTCTACAACGGTGGTGACATGGCCATCATTGCCAACGGTAAAGTAGTTGGAGATCAGGCAGCCAATGAAGCCGCATGGATTGCAGGCTTCCCTGAACGAAACCAAGAGCTGATGAGACAGTCCATTGATATCGCTAATACGGATACGATCGGACCGGTTATCTTCAGCAAACCAATTGAAGCAGAATCTAAATATGGTACAGCGCTAAATGATAAGTTGAAAGTGCTTATTGTGAAAGCTGCGATGGCTAAACCGGCAGACTTCGAAGCGGTATATGAAAAAGAAATAAATGATTTCATGTCACTGGGTGGCACAGAACTGAAGAAAGAGCTTGAATCAGCACTTCAGTAA
- a CDS encoding ABC transporter permease subunit: protein MTITYLKRYWQLYALISLPLIYFLIFRYGPMYGVQIAFKDFNLFQGINGSEWIGFDAFREVFGMRDFYTTLRNTFMLNFLDLLVSFPAPIILAIMLYEVRFKWFKKISQTILYIPHFISWVIIGGIVYQLFGNQSGMVNGVLESMGFNSIPFLTEKNPWLVTYLFTGVWQSAGWGTILYLAALTGVNKELFEAAEIDGASRLKRIWHITLPSIKPTIVTLLILNLGHMVSIGFDRPYIIGNTAVREYSDVLSTFVYRVGLESGQYTLATVVGLFQAVVGLIFVLGSNYISKKATGEGIL from the coding sequence TTGACCATCACATACTTGAAAAGGTATTGGCAATTATATGCGCTCATCTCACTGCCTCTGATCTACTTCTTGATCTTTCGTTACGGCCCAATGTACGGGGTTCAGATCGCTTTTAAGGATTTCAACTTGTTTCAGGGCATCAACGGGAGTGAGTGGATCGGTTTCGATGCTTTTCGCGAGGTATTTGGAATGCGGGACTTCTACACTACATTGCGAAACACCTTCATGCTAAATTTCCTCGACCTGCTTGTTTCGTTCCCTGCTCCAATTATATTGGCAATCATGCTCTATGAAGTTCGATTCAAATGGTTTAAGAAAATATCGCAAACGATTCTGTACATTCCTCACTTTATCTCCTGGGTTATCATCGGGGGAATTGTATACCAATTGTTCGGTAATCAATCCGGTATGGTTAACGGTGTACTGGAGAGTATGGGCTTTAATTCGATACCATTTTTGACAGAGAAAAATCCATGGCTTGTGACGTACCTATTCACAGGTGTCTGGCAAAGTGCAGGGTGGGGAACCATTCTATATCTGGCCGCATTAACCGGCGTCAACAAGGAATTGTTTGAAGCAGCTGAGATCGATGGAGCATCGCGGCTGAAGAGAATCTGGCACATAACGCTGCCAAGTATCAAACCAACCATCGTGACCTTGCTCATTCTTAATCTCGGACATATGGTCAGCATTGGCTTTGATCGACCTTATATTATCGGTAACACAGCGGTACGTGAATATTCAGATGTACTTAGTACCTTTGTATACAGGGTCGGCCTTGAATCAGGACAATACACGCTGGCAACTGTCGTAGGACTATTCCAGGCTGTTGTAGGGCTAATCTTTGTACTTGGCTCTAACTATATTTCAAAAAAGGCAACCGGCGAAGGCATTTTATAA
- a CDS encoding carbohydrate ABC transporter permease encodes MSERTSNRIFDIVNISFISLFVIFCLAPFLHTIAISLSSNRAITSGEVTIFPKEFNWDAYIQVFSDQSMLYSLGFTSVLTVATTVLCMLFTLAAAYPLTKKKLKGRKLFMYVIIITMFFSGGMIPEYLLIRDLNMLNSVWALILPGLVSPFNLIILISFFRGIPESLEESAEIDGSSHVHTLFKIILPLSMPVLATLALFYAVGRWNGFQDSLLYINDPKLYPLQLKLFQMVQNNMVSELTLMEGANRTPLTPESLKAATVVFATVPILLVYPWLQKYFVSGAMLGAVKG; translated from the coding sequence ATGAGTGAACGCACCTCAAATCGGATTTTTGATATCGTTAATATCTCCTTTATCAGTTTGTTTGTTATATTCTGTCTGGCTCCATTTTTGCACACCATTGCGATATCTCTAAGTTCTAACAGGGCTATTACTTCGGGAGAAGTGACCATTTTTCCTAAAGAATTTAACTGGGATGCGTATATTCAAGTATTCTCTGATCAATCTATGCTCTACTCATTGGGCTTTACGTCTGTGTTGACAGTGGCAACCACAGTGTTGTGCATGTTATTCACACTTGCTGCTGCATACCCGTTAACCAAGAAAAAATTGAAAGGGCGCAAGCTCTTCATGTATGTCATCATCATTACGATGTTTTTCAGTGGCGGGATGATTCCCGAGTATTTGCTCATTCGTGATCTCAATATGCTTAATTCAGTCTGGGCACTGATCTTACCGGGATTGGTAAGTCCATTTAACCTGATTATCCTGATCTCATTCTTCAGAGGCATTCCTGAAAGTCTGGAAGAATCAGCAGAAATTGACGGCAGCTCACATGTACACACGTTATTCAAAATCATACTGCCATTATCCATGCCTGTACTTGCCACCTTAGCGCTATTCTATGCGGTTGGTCGCTGGAATGGATTCCAGGATTCACTTTTGTATATTAATGATCCCAAGTTGTATCCACTACAATTGAAGCTCTTCCAAATGGTTCAAAACAACATGGTGAGTGAACTTACATTGATGGAAGGTGCTAACCGCACACCACTGACTCCGGAAAGTCTCAAGGCAGCCACAGTTGTATTCGCAACTGTACCCATTCTGCTTGTCTATCCGTGGCTGCAAAAGTATTTTGTCAGCGGTGCCATGCTTGGCGCGGTAAAAGGTTGA
- a CDS encoding TIM barrel protein, translating into MQHIDKGIYSFSTCWNIRKHDVGENMIREIADLGFRRVELNYNVTKEMLTTIEPMIERGEIGISSVHNTFPHDPDPDYGTDSILLGFEDEVKRKRAIELLVESAEYAQRYGGEAVVVHPGEVPFPEDISKDLGKIYNEEGPDSPKYRSKWAELMERRQALSSGYVEKIIASLDEVCNRAAAKGLNVRFGIETRSRPQQIPTLAEAKTIITALKGAPVGIWYDTGHAIMMDRMGLYDSVGEMQGLMDDIVGVHIHETLGLSDHWCPYVHSKDMNFYDAYLPMIRRAQVKVYELKSACKAEEIHESHDLLMKKLGVTE; encoded by the coding sequence ATGCAGCACATAGATAAGGGCATATATTCATTCTCGACATGTTGGAATATCCGAAAACATGATGTCGGGGAAAATATGATTCGGGAGATTGCGGATCTCGGCTTTCGTCGGGTGGAGCTCAATTATAACGTGACGAAGGAAATGCTCACGACGATTGAGCCCATGATTGAGCGTGGAGAGATCGGAATTTCTAGTGTCCACAACACTTTTCCACATGACCCTGATCCCGATTATGGTACGGACTCCATCTTGCTCGGTTTCGAAGATGAAGTGAAACGTAAGCGGGCGATCGAATTGCTGGTAGAGTCGGCTGAATATGCCCAACGTTATGGGGGAGAAGCTGTTGTTGTACACCCGGGAGAAGTACCTTTTCCTGAGGATATCAGCAAAGACCTTGGAAAGATCTATAACGAGGAAGGTCCGGATTCACCGAAGTATCGCAGCAAATGGGCTGAACTGATGGAGCGGCGGCAAGCTCTCAGTTCAGGGTATGTGGAGAAAATTATCGCCAGTCTGGATGAAGTATGCAATCGGGCGGCAGCTAAGGGTCTGAATGTTCGTTTTGGCATCGAGACGAGATCCAGACCACAACAAATTCCTACCCTTGCCGAAGCCAAGACCATCATTACGGCCCTCAAAGGGGCTCCGGTCGGTATCTGGTACGATACCGGTCATGCCATCATGATGGACCGAATGGGCCTTTATGACAGTGTGGGAGAAATGCAAGGCCTGATGGATGATATCGTAGGGGTCCATATCCATGAGACACTTGGTCTCTCGGATCACTGGTGCCCGTATGTACACAGTAAGGATATGAACTTCTATGATGCCTATCTGCCGATGATTCGCCGTGCACAGGTGAAGGTGTATGAGTTGAAGTCTGCCTGTAAGGCAGAGGAGATCCATGAGAGTCATGACTTGCTTATGAAGAAGCTTGGAGTGACAGAGTAG
- a CDS encoding tetratricopeptide repeat protein, protein MKGKLVRAEGHLANIIPIHLDASFFFERAVRSLDRNHVDKALKYFRKAVEYEPENPVNHCNMAGILSEKGDYEASNAILANVLEVVDPSMTECYFYMANNYANMDRFEEAEQALVTYLEEDTQGQFMTEAEEMMELLYYELDRPTKLNRIKSRKGVVEHDQARELLEEGKFAQAAELLEGMSSDYPDYLAARNNLALAYYYMGLFPKAKETIAEVLEQEPGNLHALCNLAIFHQNENRADQVLLLIKKLRVIVPFQHEQVYKLATTMGILGQHDTAYVHFRRLLKDEETAADPALAHYAAVAAYNTERYDAAERLWHHVSKLDPGSEVSRYYLSGLEAVRQGEQEPEKLSYHYHLPFDEQFRQWENYGSGIPEEMKNDPLIRSSFFWALRHGDRATKLQVIHALGMIGDYEVQQALQSFIEEPGEEQDLLEAAQTVLNGLKSAEHEDRNTQVVRPFSPVALKSIGKVPSTSEQLDTGSTSHWQAVVDRALQMSEAKAELQQEMERLWTDYVSRVHPEVPGTKQIEGWAAGLEYLAAKNHSRPVTYQSIAERYGISASTVSKYAKQIHSVCNSKPPLV, encoded by the coding sequence ATGAAGGGCAAGCTAGTGCGGGCTGAGGGACACCTTGCCAATATTATACCGATTCACTTGGATGCTTCTTTCTTCTTTGAAAGAGCTGTCCGCTCGCTGGACCGAAATCATGTCGACAAGGCATTAAAATATTTTCGCAAAGCTGTTGAATACGAACCGGAAAATCCGGTAAATCATTGTAATATGGCGGGTATATTATCGGAGAAGGGGGATTACGAAGCCTCCAATGCCATTCTGGCTAACGTGCTGGAAGTGGTAGATCCGTCAATGACGGAATGTTATTTCTATATGGCGAACAATTATGCAAATATGGATCGGTTTGAGGAAGCCGAGCAAGCACTTGTTACCTATCTGGAGGAGGACACCCAAGGTCAGTTCATGACGGAAGCCGAAGAGATGATGGAGCTTCTGTACTATGAGCTGGATCGTCCGACCAAACTGAATCGAATCAAATCACGCAAAGGTGTAGTGGAGCACGATCAGGCACGGGAACTGCTGGAAGAAGGAAAATTTGCACAGGCTGCTGAATTGCTTGAAGGCATGTCTTCTGATTATCCTGATTACTTGGCTGCCCGTAACAATCTGGCACTCGCCTACTATTATATGGGTCTGTTTCCCAAAGCAAAAGAGACCATTGCCGAAGTGCTTGAACAGGAACCAGGTAATCTGCATGCACTCTGTAATCTGGCCATTTTCCATCAAAATGAGAACCGGGCTGATCAAGTGCTGCTTCTGATCAAAAAATTGCGGGTCATCGTGCCATTCCAGCACGAACAAGTCTACAAACTGGCGACAACAATGGGAATTCTGGGCCAACACGATACGGCTTATGTTCACTTCCGGCGTTTGCTCAAGGACGAAGAGACAGCTGCTGATCCGGCACTTGCTCACTATGCAGCCGTGGCGGCTTATAATACAGAACGTTATGATGCTGCTGAGCGTTTATGGCATCATGTGTCCAAGCTTGATCCGGGTTCTGAAGTATCCCGGTATTATCTGTCAGGTCTTGAGGCTGTAAGACAAGGCGAGCAAGAGCCAGAGAAGCTGAGCTATCACTATCATCTGCCATTTGATGAGCAGTTCAGACAGTGGGAGAACTATGGTAGTGGCATACCTGAAGAAATGAAGAATGATCCACTGATTCGCTCATCTTTCTTCTGGGCATTACGTCATGGTGATCGGGCAACCAAGCTACAGGTGATTCATGCGCTTGGGATGATCGGTGACTATGAGGTGCAGCAGGCTCTGCAATCCTTTATTGAAGAGCCTGGAGAAGAACAGGATCTGCTTGAGGCAGCACAAACTGTACTGAACGGATTGAAATCGGCTGAACATGAGGATCGGAATACTCAGGTGGTTCGACCCTTTTCTCCTGTAGCCTTGAAGTCTATTGGGAAGGTTCCATCCACATCAGAGCAATTGGACACTGGTTCAACCTCCCATTGGCAGGCTGTTGTTGATCGTGCGTTACAGATGTCTGAAGCAAAGGCTGAGTTGCAGCAAGAGATGGAACGGCTCTGGACGGATTATGTATCCCGGGTACATCCGGAGGTTCCGGGTACGAAGCAGATTGAGGGTTGGGCTGCAGGACTTGAATATTTGGCAGCGAAGAATCACAGTCGGCCCGTTACCTATCAAAGCATTGCTGAGCGGTATGGGATATCGGCATCAACGGTTAGCAAGTATGCTAAACAGATTCATTCGGTTTGTAACAGCAAGCCACCACTTGTATAG
- the trxB gene encoding thioredoxin-disulfide reductase produces the protein MSKYRTIVIGTGPAGLTAAIYLARANLKPLVIEGLQPGGQLTTTTEVENFPGFPQGIMGPELMDNMRKQAERFGAEFKNGWVEEVDFSKPPFKVKVGGIGELEAESIIISTGASARYLGIPGEQENVGRGVSTCATCDGFFFRGKKIVVVGGGDSAMEEASFLTRFATDVTLVHRRDELRASKIMQDRARSNEKVKWALNRTPLEVIPEALGVKGLKVRNNETGQEELLEADGVFVAIGHTPNTGFLGNAITLDEHGYVVVKPGTTETNIPGVFACGDVQDTKYRQAITAAGSGCMAAMDCEKFLEGSIVHDWSETLDK, from the coding sequence ATGTCTAAATACAGAACGATTGTGATCGGAACGGGACCTGCGGGTCTGACAGCAGCGATATATCTGGCTCGTGCTAATCTGAAACCACTGGTTATCGAAGGTCTTCAGCCGGGTGGTCAATTGACGACGACAACGGAAGTTGAGAATTTCCCCGGTTTCCCGCAAGGTATCATGGGTCCGGAACTGATGGACAACATGCGTAAGCAAGCTGAACGTTTTGGAGCAGAATTCAAAAACGGTTGGGTGGAAGAGGTTGATTTCAGCAAACCGCCCTTCAAGGTCAAAGTTGGAGGAATCGGTGAATTGGAAGCTGAATCGATCATTATCTCCACAGGTGCTTCTGCTCGTTATCTCGGTATTCCGGGCGAGCAGGAAAATGTGGGACGTGGTGTAAGCACATGCGCGACATGTGACGGTTTCTTCTTCCGAGGCAAAAAAATCGTGGTCGTGGGCGGCGGAGACTCCGCGATGGAGGAAGCGAGTTTCCTGACTCGTTTTGCAACAGACGTGACATTGGTTCACCGCCGGGATGAATTGCGTGCATCCAAGATTATGCAGGATCGGGCTCGCAGCAATGAAAAGGTGAAGTGGGCGCTGAACCGTACTCCACTCGAGGTCATACCAGAAGCTTTGGGTGTCAAAGGACTGAAGGTGCGCAACAACGAGACGGGGCAGGAAGAGTTGCTCGAAGCAGATGGCGTATTCGTTGCCATTGGTCACACACCGAATACCGGATTCCTGGGAAATGCGATCACACTGGACGAACATGGCTATGTTGTCGTTAAACCGGGAACAACGGAGACCAATATTCCGGGTGTATTCGCCTGTGGTGATGTTCAGGATACGAAGTATCGTCAAGCTATTACGGCTGCAGGATCAGGATGTATGGCCGCGATGGATTGTGAGAAGTTCCTTGAAGGAAGCATTGTTCATGATTGGAGCGAAACGTTGGATAAATAA
- a CDS encoding AI-2E family transporter, with amino-acid sequence MIKDWLQNATVRRFLILLLFCLILFSMGSMLHMILLLFLVTYVMNRLQHFITGGLNRLFPINYKVVVILLYMIVIAVIVLGISRYSPRIVDQVVQLTNEIMKFLDSADGDNFASKIAGYLQSFDIKNYTNDALKYIFALSKWLEFILLVIILSLFFLLQKQEISKFTSKFKTSKIGWFYNEVAYLGDKFVSSFGKVIEAQLLIAVFNTVLTILGLWILGFPYLFALTILVFMLSLVPVAGVIISLVPLCLIGYQMGGLKLSIIVIIMIIVIHALETYFLNPKLMAHKTKLPMFYTFIVLILSQHFLGIWGLIIGIPIFVFLLDILDVNKMEKTEEPVRVETKL; translated from the coding sequence ATGATAAAAGATTGGTTACAGAATGCGACAGTGAGACGGTTTTTGATCTTGCTCTTGTTCTGTTTAATTTTGTTCAGTATGGGGAGTATGCTGCACATGATTCTGCTGTTGTTCCTGGTGACATATGTCATGAACAGGTTACAGCATTTCATTACAGGTGGTCTGAATCGATTGTTTCCGATCAATTATAAAGTTGTGGTCATCCTGCTCTATATGATCGTGATCGCAGTCATTGTGCTTGGCATATCCAGATATTCACCACGGATCGTGGATCAGGTCGTTCAGTTGACCAACGAGATTATGAAATTTCTGGATAGTGCAGACGGTGATAATTTTGCATCCAAAATTGCGGGTTATCTTCAATCCTTCGATATTAAAAATTACACCAATGATGCATTGAAATATATTTTCGCTTTGAGCAAATGGCTGGAGTTTATTCTGCTTGTCATCATTCTAAGTCTGTTCTTCTTGTTACAGAAGCAGGAGATATCCAAGTTCACGTCCAAGTTCAAAACAAGTAAAATTGGATGGTTCTACAATGAAGTGGCTTATCTGGGAGACAAATTCGTGTCTTCTTTTGGTAAAGTCATTGAGGCACAGCTTCTTATTGCGGTGTTTAATACGGTGCTGACGATACTTGGCTTATGGATTCTGGGCTTCCCGTATCTGTTCGCTCTGACTATTCTGGTGTTCATGCTCAGTCTGGTTCCCGTTGCGGGAGTTATCATCTCACTTGTACCGCTCTGTCTGATCGGGTATCAGATGGGTGGACTGAAATTAAGCATTATTGTAATCATCATGATTATTGTTATTCATGCTTTGGAGACGTACTTCCTGAATCCAAAACTGATGGCACACAAGACCAAATTGCCAATGTTCTACACCTTTATCGTTCTAATTCTGTCGCAACACTTTCTGGGGATCTGGGGACTGATCATTGGTATTCCGATCTTTGTCTTCCTGCTCGATATTCTGGATGTGAACAAGATGGAGAAGACGGAAGAGCCGGTACGTGTGGAAACGAAGTTATAA
- a CDS encoding ROK family glucokinase, translated as MSEKIYVGVDLGGTAIKVGICDEQGQLMHTYEGPTEVDKGVDTVIANIEKYVRHIVAESPYSWEQLEGVGAGVAGFTNVREGIIVHAPNIGFRNVAIRSILEERLGKPIKIDNDANVAALGEVWAGAGKGVDNCVCYTLGTGVGGGLILNGNIYQGFSGMAGELGHISVVPDLEAIKCGCGKMGCVETVSSATGIIRMAKDAVERGDHTSLALVDKIAAKEVFDAAKAGDEVAQRIVNRAAFYLGKSMATVAAVINPEMFIIGGGVSKAGNFLFDEIRTVFAKLTPEPLQEGVQILEATLGNNAGIVGAAGLLLRS; from the coding sequence ATGTCTGAGAAAATCTACGTTGGGGTCGATCTCGGCGGAACAGCAATCAAGGTCGGTATATGCGATGAACAAGGTCAGCTAATGCATACGTATGAAGGACCGACTGAAGTGGATAAGGGCGTAGACACGGTCATCGCCAACATCGAGAAGTATGTCCGACATATCGTAGCCGAATCACCGTACAGCTGGGAACAGCTTGAGGGTGTAGGTGCTGGAGTGGCCGGTTTCACGAATGTACGCGAGGGAATTATCGTTCATGCCCCTAACATCGGATTTCGGAATGTGGCCATTCGTTCGATTCTGGAAGAACGTCTGGGCAAGCCAATCAAAATAGATAACGATGCAAACGTGGCTGCGCTGGGTGAAGTATGGGCAGGTGCCGGCAAAGGCGTAGACAACTGCGTATGTTATACACTCGGTACGGGTGTTGGCGGAGGCTTGATCTTGAATGGCAACATCTATCAGGGTTTCTCCGGTATGGCGGGAGAACTGGGTCATATCAGTGTTGTACCTGATCTGGAAGCCATCAAATGCGGTTGTGGTAAAATGGGATGTGTAGAAACAGTATCGTCTGCAACGGGTATTATCCGTATGGCAAAGGATGCAGTAGAACGTGGTGATCATACGTCACTGGCTCTCGTCGACAAGATTGCAGCCAAAGAAGTATTTGATGCTGCCAAGGCAGGCGATGAAGTGGCACAGCGCATTGTGAATCGTGCGGCCTTCTACCTGGGCAAGTCCATGGCTACTGTAGCGGCTGTCATTAACCCGGAGATGTTCATCATTGGTGGTGGCGTATCCAAAGCAGGTAATTTCTTGTTCGATGAAATCCGTACCGTATTTGCTAAGTTGACACCGGAACCACTCCAAGAAGGGGTTCAGATTCTGGAAGCTACACTTGGTAATAATGCAGGTATTGTGGGTGCAGCAGGTCTTCTCTTGCGTTCCTAG
- the rapZ gene encoding RNase adapter RapZ — MLEGEGSPGTGATLIIITGMSGAGKTIAVQSLEDLGFFCVDNLPPVLIPKFAELIEQSNGKIGKVALVIDLRGREFFTALSESLNYIKDHFTIHCEILFLDATDSVLVQRYKESRRRHPLAPEGMPLDGIRLERKMLEELKNSATQVLNTSTMKPAQLKERIISRFSHLESQMLSVNITSFGFKYGIPIDADLVFDVRFLPNPHYIDHLRPNTGQNSDVYEYVMKWPETQAFLTKLLDMLHFLIPQYRKEGKSQVIIGIGCTGGKHRSVAISEYLGKMLGSSETEAVTVSHRDADRDRH, encoded by the coding sequence ATGCTTGAAGGTGAAGGATCACCAGGCACAGGCGCCACGCTCATTATCATTACGGGCATGTCCGGAGCAGGTAAAACCATTGCAGTACAAAGCCTGGAGGATCTGGGTTTCTTCTGTGTGGATAATCTGCCGCCGGTATTGATTCCGAAATTTGCGGAACTAATTGAACAGTCAAACGGCAAGATTGGTAAGGTTGCATTGGTTATCGATCTGCGCGGGCGTGAATTCTTTACGGCTCTGTCCGAGTCTTTGAACTATATTAAAGATCATTTTACCATTCATTGCGAGATTTTATTCCTGGATGCTACAGATTCTGTACTTGTTCAGCGTTACAAAGAAAGCAGGCGCAGACATCCACTGGCTCCTGAGGGCATGCCGCTGGACGGCATCCGACTGGAACGCAAGATGTTGGAGGAACTCAAAAACTCTGCGACTCAGGTACTGAATACTAGTACAATGAAGCCTGCTCAACTGAAAGAACGCATCATATCCCGCTTTTCTCATCTGGAAAGCCAAATGCTGTCGGTGAATATTACGTCGTTTGGATTCAAATATGGCATTCCGATTGATGCTGATCTGGTGTTTGATGTACGTTTTTTACCGAATCCGCATTATATTGATCATTTGCGTCCGAATACGGGGCAGAATAGTGATGTCTATGAATATGTCATGAAATGGCCAGAGACACAGGCCTTTCTGACGAAACTGCTGGATATGCTGCATTTCCTGATTCCGCAATACCGGAAGGAAGGCAAAAGCCAGGTTATTATTGGAATCGGCTGTACCGGAGGCAAGCATCGTTCGGTAGCAATATCGGAATATTTGGGCAAGATGTTGGGAAGCAGCGAGACTGAAGCTGTCACCGTGAGCCATCGCGACGCTGACCGGGACCGTCATTGA